A genome region from Pithys albifrons albifrons isolate INPA30051 chromosome 24, PitAlb_v1, whole genome shotgun sequence includes the following:
- the NHSL3 gene encoding NHS-like protein 3 isoform X1, giving the protein MSAGAAPAAGTERDPERGGSAEAGGDPGGRPRKKKGRSNSLRRALRWFRGRRRQRKDGDTAPGTETPGAAKGEGEKRLSVQYTAGEECPDNVFFPSTRPPHLEELHNQAQQGLKSLQHQEKQKQTKSAWDHGDTSSLQSCASLEDDSVSFRSRTASCATDSTSEDALSIRSEMIQRKGSTFRPHDSFPKSSERAGKKRKDRRTTVLGIPHHVHKELGLRNSHEAKGQPEADGHGGSRAVQPLLNGGQVSGDAVRIPTIDGKLQPLAVPGGARVCLGTLEEADAALQKHINRVYYDDTLVGRKTVAKLSPMVRPKSLAVPGMTTYANAPEVVIGPVMSISPQGTYMSKIIPNAILPPMVDVVALTRSSVRTLSRCSLVSSSPASVRSLSRFSERSARSREPSSSSDNWSHSQSTETIVSNSSTISSQGGCEHRQPEVGPRGKADAAVRSDADQVSVYSSASFASSCSKPAASLPPAASLPVGSSGRVSPAYSTSSQADGSDTGSLASERSSARSVSLRKMKKPPAPPRRTYSLHQKADGEPKVLGLPPKPDRRPQRDSGAPWSPRPEPFSPTAEDEVFSPSLSETSSLRSESLAGASSPEASRGRPGVTVVLREPQAQPKWSCPDGSDRTMSPSSGYSSQSGTPTLPTKGLGPPSVSPGKSQPQKPERVCSLQSPALSVSSSLTSISSSASDPTPPEALTGRSDRFIIPPHPKVPAPFSPPPTKPQQPLAPAGPLLPSPDPPTPSIACQEPSAKPNGKSPPPSPPPAYHPPPPPAKKVEGSPQTTGETPTDTAWPPPPPPAPEEQDLSMADFPPPDESFLSNLPDATSALADGQKATPNPGAASSSPSATLSSCSQQPVPPAAAPQPPCPTEPLPEVAVPPPPPLPPPSALALPPQISLKKAAANGPWADARKEPVSRSKSGPVPKEDASLPIVTPSLLQMVRLRSVSVEPPAAPEERPAPQKPVRRALSTRQPLPAKDTVPSQQLHHAVHLKAAALASGDAAEKPPGSRAAQPEGPPRDGQLSPRSKSAASTASFIFAKSSRKVVIEPASSPEAQADLKRNLVAELMNFSGQRSATPAAATQGPGKAQAHRKPGKIPPPVAKKPSLGPGLAPSPPSPKAAGAEAPGSAAPDGNAKAVPVDESRTKSEPAGTAGTEGRDTTEPPAQSLPAQDGRGETA; this is encoded by the exons ATGTCCGCAGGGGCTGCACCTGCGGCGGGCACCGAGCGGGACCCGGAGCGCGGCGGCTCCGCGGAGGCCGGGGGAGACCCCGGGGGTCGCCCCCGCAAGAAGAAGGGCCGGTCGAACTCGCTGCGCAGGGCGCTCAGATGGTTCCGCGGCCGCCGCCGGCAGCGCAAGGACGGCGACACCGCGCCGGGCACCGAGACACCAG GCGCTGCCAAGGGCGAGGGCGAGAAGCGGCTGAGTGTGCAGTACACGGCGGGCGAGGAATGTCCCGACAACGTCTTCTTCCCCAGCACGCGGCCCCCGCacctggaggagctgcacaaCCAGGCTCAGCAGGGGCTGAAGTCCCTGCAGCACCAAG agaagcagaagcagACCAAAAGTGCCTGGGACCACGGGGACACCAGCAGCCTCCAG TCCTGTGCATCCCTGGAGGATGACAGTGTGTCCTTCCGGAGCCGGACAGCCTCCTGTGCCACGGACAGCACCTCGGAGGACGCCCTGTCCATCCGCTCCGAGATGATCCAGCGGAAAG GTTCCACCTTCCGACCACACGACTCCTTTCCCAAATCCTCGGAGAGGGCTGGCAAGAAGAGGAAGGACAGGAGGACGACAGTGCTGGGCATTCCCCACCATGTCCATAAGGAGCTGG gtcTCAGGAACAGCCACGAAGCCAAGGGCCAGCCCGAGGCTGACGGGCACGGGGGCAGCCGGGCGGTGCAGCCCCTGCTGAACGGCGGGCAGGTCTCGGGCGACGCCGTGCGCATCCCCACCATCGACGGGAAGCTGCAGCCTCTGGCGGTGCCCGGCGGTGCCCGTGTCTGCCTGGGGACCCTGGAGGAGGCGGATGCAGCCCTGCAGAAGCACATCAACAGGGTTTACTATGATGACACGCTGGTGGGCAGGAAGACAGTGGCCAAGCTGTCGCCCATGGTGAGGCCGAAGTCGCTGGCCGTGCCGGGCATGACCACCTATGCCAACGCCCCGGAGGTCGTGATAGGCCCCGTCATGTCCATCTCGCCCCAGGGCACTTACATGTCCAAGATCATCCCCAACGCCATCCTGCCGCCCATGGTGGACGTGGTGGCGCTGACGCGGAGCAGCGTGCGGACCCTGAGCCGCTGCAGCCTCGTGTCGTCCAGCCCGGCCTCGGTGCGATCCCTGTCCCGCTTCTCGGAGCGCAGCGCCCGCAGCCGCGAGCCCTCCTCCTCCAGCGACAACTGGAGCCACTCGCAGTCCACGGAGACCATCGTGTCCAACAGCTCCACCATCTCCTCGCAGGGCGGCTGCGAGCACCGGCAGCCCGAGGTGGGGCCGCGCGGCAAGGCGGATGCCGCGGTTCGCTCCGACGCCGACCAAGTCAGCGTGTACAGCTCTGCCAGCTTCgccagctcctgctccaagcCCGCTGCCAGCCTCCCACCAGCGGCCTCCCTGCCCGTGGGCAGCAGCGGCCGCGTGTCCCCCGCCTACAGCACGAGCAGCCAGGCGGACGGCTCGGACACGGGCAGCCTGGCCAGCGAGCGCTCCTCCGCCCGCAGCGTGTCCCTCAGGAAGATGAAGAAGCCCCCGGCGCCGCCTCGCAGGACCTACTCGCTGCACCAAAAGGCTGATGGCGAGCCCAAGGTCCTGGGGCTGCCCCCCAAGCCCGACCGGCGGCCCCAGCGGGACAGCGGCGCGCCCTGGTCCCCGCGCCCCGAGCCCTTCAGCCCCACGGCCGAGGACGAGGTGTTCTCCCCATCGCTGAGCGAGACCAGCAGCCTCCGCTCCGAGAGCCTGGCCGGGGCCAGCTCGCCTGAGGCCTCGCGGGGCCGCCCCGGAGTGACCGTGGTGCTGAGGGAGCCCCAGGCTCAGCCCAAGTGGAGCTGCCCGGATGGGTCTGACCGCACCATGTCCCCCTCCAGCGGCTACTCCAGCCAGAGTGGGACACCCACACTGCCCACCAAGGGGCTGGGACCCCCATCTGTGTCACCGGGCAAGTCTCAGCCCCAGAAGCCGGAACGAGTGTGCTCCCTGCAGTCGCCTGCACTCTCTGTGTCCTCCTCCCTcacctccatctcctcctcgGCCTCGGACCCGACGCCCCCCGAGGCGCTGACTGGGCGCTCGGACCGGTTCATCATCCCGCCACACCCCAAGGTTCCTGCTCCCTTCTCCCCACCACCCACcaagccccagcagcccctggccccTGCTGGGCCCCTCCTGCCCTCGCCAGACCCTCCAACACCCAGCATTGCCTGCCAGGAGCCCTCAGCCAAGCCCAATGGCAAATCTCCACCTCCATCGCCACCTCCTGCCTACCACCCGCCTCCCCCACCGGCCAAGAAGGTGGAGGGGAGCCCCCAGACCACCGGGGAGACCCCCACCGACACTGCCTGGCCACCCCCGCCACCGCCGGCTCCCGAGGAACAAGACCTGTCCATGGCAGACTTCCCCCCTCCGGATGAATCCTTTCTCTCCAACCTGCCTGATGCCACCTCTGCTCTGGCAGATGGGCAGAAAGCAACACCGAACCCAGGAGCTGCATCTTCATCACCCTCAGCCACCCTCTCCTCGTGCAGCCAACAGCCAGTCCCACCGGCTGCGGCACCGCAGCCCCCGTGTCCCACCGAGCCCCTTCCCGAGGTGGCCGTGCCACCACCGCCACCTCTGCCACCGCcctcagctctggctctgccacCCCAAATCAGCCTTAAGAAGGCAGCGGCCAACGGCCCTTGGGCAGACGCCAGGAAGGAGCCGGTGTCGCGGAGCAAGAGCGGCCCCGTGCCCAAGGAGGACGCCAGCCTGCCCATCGTGACGCCGTCGCTGCTGCAGATGGTGCGGCTGCGCTCCGTGAGCGTCGAGCCACCGGCCGCGCCCGAGGAGCGCCCGGCGCCGCAGAAGCCCGTCCGCCGGGCGCTGTCCACGCGGCAGCCCCTTCCTGCCAAAGACACGGtgccttcccagcagctgcaccaCGCCGTGCACCTCAAGGCGGCCGCCTTGGCCTCCGGTGATGCCGCGGAGAAGCCGCCGGGCAGCCGCGCGGCACAGCCcgagggaccccccagggatgggcagctcTCCCCCAGGAGCAAGTCAGCGGCGTCCACCGCCAGCTTCATCTTCGCCAAGAGCTCCAGGAAGGTGGTGATCGAGCCAGCCTCGTCCCCCGAGGCACAGGCTGACCTGAAGAGGAACTTGGTGGCCGAGCTGATGAATTTCTCGGGGCAGCGCTCGGCGACTCCGGCGGCCGCCACGCAGGGCCCTGGCAAGGCACAAGCCCACCGAAAACCCGGCAAGATCCCCCCGCCTGTAGCCAAGAAGCCTTCGCTTGGCCCAGGGCTGGCTCCTTCCCCACCGAGCCCCAAGGCAGCGGGGGCAGAGGCGCCGGGCTCCGCCGCGCCGGATGGGAATGCCAAGGCGGTGCCGGTGGATGAGAGCAGGACTAAGAGCGAGCCGGCAGGGACGgcgggcacagagggcagggacaccacgGAGCCACCAGCTCAGAGCCTCCCTGCACAAG ATGGACGGGGAGAGACGGCCTGA
- the NHSL3 gene encoding NHS-like protein 3 isoform X3, with translation MVVFMGRNLSSFLAFFKKKGAAKGEGEKRLSVQYTAGEECPDNVFFPSTRPPHLEELHNQAQQGLKSLQHQEKQKQTKSAWDHGDTSSLQSCASLEDDSVSFRSRTASCATDSTSEDALSIRSEMIQRKGSTFRPHDSFPKSSERAGKKRKDRRTTVLGIPHHVHKELGLRNSHEAKGQPEADGHGGSRAVQPLLNGGQVSGDAVRIPTIDGKLQPLAVPGGARVCLGTLEEADAALQKHINRVYYDDTLVGRKTVAKLSPMVRPKSLAVPGMTTYANAPEVVIGPVMSISPQGTYMSKIIPNAILPPMVDVVALTRSSVRTLSRCSLVSSSPASVRSLSRFSERSARSREPSSSSDNWSHSQSTETIVSNSSTISSQGGCEHRQPEVGPRGKADAAVRSDADQVSVYSSASFASSCSKPAASLPPAASLPVGSSGRVSPAYSTSSQADGSDTGSLASERSSARSVSLRKMKKPPAPPRRTYSLHQKADGEPKVLGLPPKPDRRPQRDSGAPWSPRPEPFSPTAEDEVFSPSLSETSSLRSESLAGASSPEASRGRPGVTVVLREPQAQPKWSCPDGSDRTMSPSSGYSSQSGTPTLPTKGLGPPSVSPGKSQPQKPERVCSLQSPALSVSSSLTSISSSASDPTPPEALTGRSDRFIIPPHPKVPAPFSPPPTKPQQPLAPAGPLLPSPDPPTPSIACQEPSAKPNGKSPPPSPPPAYHPPPPPAKKVEGSPQTTGETPTDTAWPPPPPPAPEEQDLSMADFPPPDESFLSNLPDATSALADGQKATPNPGAASSSPSATLSSCSQQPVPPAAAPQPPCPTEPLPEVAVPPPPPLPPPSALALPPQISLKKAAANGPWADARKEPVSRSKSGPVPKEDASLPIVTPSLLQMVRLRSVSVEPPAAPEERPAPQKPVRRALSTRQPLPAKDTVPSQQLHHAVHLKAAALASGDAAEKPPGSRAAQPEGPPRDGQLSPRSKSAASTASFIFAKSSRKVVIEPASSPEAQADLKRNLVAELMNFSGQRSATPAAATQGPGKAQAHRKPGKIPPPVAKKPSLGPGLAPSPPSPKAAGAEAPGSAAPDGNAKAVPVDESRTKSEPAGTAGTEGRDTTEPPAQSLPAQDGRGETA, from the exons ATGGTGGTTTTCATGGGCAGGAACCTCTCCTCGTTTCTGGCTTTCTTCAAGAAGAAGG GCGCTGCCAAGGGCGAGGGCGAGAAGCGGCTGAGTGTGCAGTACACGGCGGGCGAGGAATGTCCCGACAACGTCTTCTTCCCCAGCACGCGGCCCCCGCacctggaggagctgcacaaCCAGGCTCAGCAGGGGCTGAAGTCCCTGCAGCACCAAG agaagcagaagcagACCAAAAGTGCCTGGGACCACGGGGACACCAGCAGCCTCCAG TCCTGTGCATCCCTGGAGGATGACAGTGTGTCCTTCCGGAGCCGGACAGCCTCCTGTGCCACGGACAGCACCTCGGAGGACGCCCTGTCCATCCGCTCCGAGATGATCCAGCGGAAAG GTTCCACCTTCCGACCACACGACTCCTTTCCCAAATCCTCGGAGAGGGCTGGCAAGAAGAGGAAGGACAGGAGGACGACAGTGCTGGGCATTCCCCACCATGTCCATAAGGAGCTGG gtcTCAGGAACAGCCACGAAGCCAAGGGCCAGCCCGAGGCTGACGGGCACGGGGGCAGCCGGGCGGTGCAGCCCCTGCTGAACGGCGGGCAGGTCTCGGGCGACGCCGTGCGCATCCCCACCATCGACGGGAAGCTGCAGCCTCTGGCGGTGCCCGGCGGTGCCCGTGTCTGCCTGGGGACCCTGGAGGAGGCGGATGCAGCCCTGCAGAAGCACATCAACAGGGTTTACTATGATGACACGCTGGTGGGCAGGAAGACAGTGGCCAAGCTGTCGCCCATGGTGAGGCCGAAGTCGCTGGCCGTGCCGGGCATGACCACCTATGCCAACGCCCCGGAGGTCGTGATAGGCCCCGTCATGTCCATCTCGCCCCAGGGCACTTACATGTCCAAGATCATCCCCAACGCCATCCTGCCGCCCATGGTGGACGTGGTGGCGCTGACGCGGAGCAGCGTGCGGACCCTGAGCCGCTGCAGCCTCGTGTCGTCCAGCCCGGCCTCGGTGCGATCCCTGTCCCGCTTCTCGGAGCGCAGCGCCCGCAGCCGCGAGCCCTCCTCCTCCAGCGACAACTGGAGCCACTCGCAGTCCACGGAGACCATCGTGTCCAACAGCTCCACCATCTCCTCGCAGGGCGGCTGCGAGCACCGGCAGCCCGAGGTGGGGCCGCGCGGCAAGGCGGATGCCGCGGTTCGCTCCGACGCCGACCAAGTCAGCGTGTACAGCTCTGCCAGCTTCgccagctcctgctccaagcCCGCTGCCAGCCTCCCACCAGCGGCCTCCCTGCCCGTGGGCAGCAGCGGCCGCGTGTCCCCCGCCTACAGCACGAGCAGCCAGGCGGACGGCTCGGACACGGGCAGCCTGGCCAGCGAGCGCTCCTCCGCCCGCAGCGTGTCCCTCAGGAAGATGAAGAAGCCCCCGGCGCCGCCTCGCAGGACCTACTCGCTGCACCAAAAGGCTGATGGCGAGCCCAAGGTCCTGGGGCTGCCCCCCAAGCCCGACCGGCGGCCCCAGCGGGACAGCGGCGCGCCCTGGTCCCCGCGCCCCGAGCCCTTCAGCCCCACGGCCGAGGACGAGGTGTTCTCCCCATCGCTGAGCGAGACCAGCAGCCTCCGCTCCGAGAGCCTGGCCGGGGCCAGCTCGCCTGAGGCCTCGCGGGGCCGCCCCGGAGTGACCGTGGTGCTGAGGGAGCCCCAGGCTCAGCCCAAGTGGAGCTGCCCGGATGGGTCTGACCGCACCATGTCCCCCTCCAGCGGCTACTCCAGCCAGAGTGGGACACCCACACTGCCCACCAAGGGGCTGGGACCCCCATCTGTGTCACCGGGCAAGTCTCAGCCCCAGAAGCCGGAACGAGTGTGCTCCCTGCAGTCGCCTGCACTCTCTGTGTCCTCCTCCCTcacctccatctcctcctcgGCCTCGGACCCGACGCCCCCCGAGGCGCTGACTGGGCGCTCGGACCGGTTCATCATCCCGCCACACCCCAAGGTTCCTGCTCCCTTCTCCCCACCACCCACcaagccccagcagcccctggccccTGCTGGGCCCCTCCTGCCCTCGCCAGACCCTCCAACACCCAGCATTGCCTGCCAGGAGCCCTCAGCCAAGCCCAATGGCAAATCTCCACCTCCATCGCCACCTCCTGCCTACCACCCGCCTCCCCCACCGGCCAAGAAGGTGGAGGGGAGCCCCCAGACCACCGGGGAGACCCCCACCGACACTGCCTGGCCACCCCCGCCACCGCCGGCTCCCGAGGAACAAGACCTGTCCATGGCAGACTTCCCCCCTCCGGATGAATCCTTTCTCTCCAACCTGCCTGATGCCACCTCTGCTCTGGCAGATGGGCAGAAAGCAACACCGAACCCAGGAGCTGCATCTTCATCACCCTCAGCCACCCTCTCCTCGTGCAGCCAACAGCCAGTCCCACCGGCTGCGGCACCGCAGCCCCCGTGTCCCACCGAGCCCCTTCCCGAGGTGGCCGTGCCACCACCGCCACCTCTGCCACCGCcctcagctctggctctgccacCCCAAATCAGCCTTAAGAAGGCAGCGGCCAACGGCCCTTGGGCAGACGCCAGGAAGGAGCCGGTGTCGCGGAGCAAGAGCGGCCCCGTGCCCAAGGAGGACGCCAGCCTGCCCATCGTGACGCCGTCGCTGCTGCAGATGGTGCGGCTGCGCTCCGTGAGCGTCGAGCCACCGGCCGCGCCCGAGGAGCGCCCGGCGCCGCAGAAGCCCGTCCGCCGGGCGCTGTCCACGCGGCAGCCCCTTCCTGCCAAAGACACGGtgccttcccagcagctgcaccaCGCCGTGCACCTCAAGGCGGCCGCCTTGGCCTCCGGTGATGCCGCGGAGAAGCCGCCGGGCAGCCGCGCGGCACAGCCcgagggaccccccagggatgggcagctcTCCCCCAGGAGCAAGTCAGCGGCGTCCACCGCCAGCTTCATCTTCGCCAAGAGCTCCAGGAAGGTGGTGATCGAGCCAGCCTCGTCCCCCGAGGCACAGGCTGACCTGAAGAGGAACTTGGTGGCCGAGCTGATGAATTTCTCGGGGCAGCGCTCGGCGACTCCGGCGGCCGCCACGCAGGGCCCTGGCAAGGCACAAGCCCACCGAAAACCCGGCAAGATCCCCCCGCCTGTAGCCAAGAAGCCTTCGCTTGGCCCAGGGCTGGCTCCTTCCCCACCGAGCCCCAAGGCAGCGGGGGCAGAGGCGCCGGGCTCCGCCGCGCCGGATGGGAATGCCAAGGCGGTGCCGGTGGATGAGAGCAGGACTAAGAGCGAGCCGGCAGGGACGgcgggcacagagggcagggacaccacgGAGCCACCAGCTCAGAGCCTCCCTGCACAAG ATGGACGGGGAGAGACGGCCTGA
- the NHSL3 gene encoding NHS-like protein 3 isoform X2 produces MGNAHRKRSPAGAKPGSSWPFGRAAKPRAGAAKGEGEKRLSVQYTAGEECPDNVFFPSTRPPHLEELHNQAQQGLKSLQHQEKQKQTKSAWDHGDTSSLQSCASLEDDSVSFRSRTASCATDSTSEDALSIRSEMIQRKGSTFRPHDSFPKSSERAGKKRKDRRTTVLGIPHHVHKELGLRNSHEAKGQPEADGHGGSRAVQPLLNGGQVSGDAVRIPTIDGKLQPLAVPGGARVCLGTLEEADAALQKHINRVYYDDTLVGRKTVAKLSPMVRPKSLAVPGMTTYANAPEVVIGPVMSISPQGTYMSKIIPNAILPPMVDVVALTRSSVRTLSRCSLVSSSPASVRSLSRFSERSARSREPSSSSDNWSHSQSTETIVSNSSTISSQGGCEHRQPEVGPRGKADAAVRSDADQVSVYSSASFASSCSKPAASLPPAASLPVGSSGRVSPAYSTSSQADGSDTGSLASERSSARSVSLRKMKKPPAPPRRTYSLHQKADGEPKVLGLPPKPDRRPQRDSGAPWSPRPEPFSPTAEDEVFSPSLSETSSLRSESLAGASSPEASRGRPGVTVVLREPQAQPKWSCPDGSDRTMSPSSGYSSQSGTPTLPTKGLGPPSVSPGKSQPQKPERVCSLQSPALSVSSSLTSISSSASDPTPPEALTGRSDRFIIPPHPKVPAPFSPPPTKPQQPLAPAGPLLPSPDPPTPSIACQEPSAKPNGKSPPPSPPPAYHPPPPPAKKVEGSPQTTGETPTDTAWPPPPPPAPEEQDLSMADFPPPDESFLSNLPDATSALADGQKATPNPGAASSSPSATLSSCSQQPVPPAAAPQPPCPTEPLPEVAVPPPPPLPPPSALALPPQISLKKAAANGPWADARKEPVSRSKSGPVPKEDASLPIVTPSLLQMVRLRSVSVEPPAAPEERPAPQKPVRRALSTRQPLPAKDTVPSQQLHHAVHLKAAALASGDAAEKPPGSRAAQPEGPPRDGQLSPRSKSAASTASFIFAKSSRKVVIEPASSPEAQADLKRNLVAELMNFSGQRSATPAAATQGPGKAQAHRKPGKIPPPVAKKPSLGPGLAPSPPSPKAAGAEAPGSAAPDGNAKAVPVDESRTKSEPAGTAGTEGRDTTEPPAQSLPAQDGRGETA; encoded by the exons ATGGGCAACGCGCACCGCAAGCGGAGCCCGGCGGGCGCCAAGCCCGGCTCCTCCTGGCCCTTCGGCCGCGCCGCCAAGCCCAGGGCAG GCGCTGCCAAGGGCGAGGGCGAGAAGCGGCTGAGTGTGCAGTACACGGCGGGCGAGGAATGTCCCGACAACGTCTTCTTCCCCAGCACGCGGCCCCCGCacctggaggagctgcacaaCCAGGCTCAGCAGGGGCTGAAGTCCCTGCAGCACCAAG agaagcagaagcagACCAAAAGTGCCTGGGACCACGGGGACACCAGCAGCCTCCAG TCCTGTGCATCCCTGGAGGATGACAGTGTGTCCTTCCGGAGCCGGACAGCCTCCTGTGCCACGGACAGCACCTCGGAGGACGCCCTGTCCATCCGCTCCGAGATGATCCAGCGGAAAG GTTCCACCTTCCGACCACACGACTCCTTTCCCAAATCCTCGGAGAGGGCTGGCAAGAAGAGGAAGGACAGGAGGACGACAGTGCTGGGCATTCCCCACCATGTCCATAAGGAGCTGG gtcTCAGGAACAGCCACGAAGCCAAGGGCCAGCCCGAGGCTGACGGGCACGGGGGCAGCCGGGCGGTGCAGCCCCTGCTGAACGGCGGGCAGGTCTCGGGCGACGCCGTGCGCATCCCCACCATCGACGGGAAGCTGCAGCCTCTGGCGGTGCCCGGCGGTGCCCGTGTCTGCCTGGGGACCCTGGAGGAGGCGGATGCAGCCCTGCAGAAGCACATCAACAGGGTTTACTATGATGACACGCTGGTGGGCAGGAAGACAGTGGCCAAGCTGTCGCCCATGGTGAGGCCGAAGTCGCTGGCCGTGCCGGGCATGACCACCTATGCCAACGCCCCGGAGGTCGTGATAGGCCCCGTCATGTCCATCTCGCCCCAGGGCACTTACATGTCCAAGATCATCCCCAACGCCATCCTGCCGCCCATGGTGGACGTGGTGGCGCTGACGCGGAGCAGCGTGCGGACCCTGAGCCGCTGCAGCCTCGTGTCGTCCAGCCCGGCCTCGGTGCGATCCCTGTCCCGCTTCTCGGAGCGCAGCGCCCGCAGCCGCGAGCCCTCCTCCTCCAGCGACAACTGGAGCCACTCGCAGTCCACGGAGACCATCGTGTCCAACAGCTCCACCATCTCCTCGCAGGGCGGCTGCGAGCACCGGCAGCCCGAGGTGGGGCCGCGCGGCAAGGCGGATGCCGCGGTTCGCTCCGACGCCGACCAAGTCAGCGTGTACAGCTCTGCCAGCTTCgccagctcctgctccaagcCCGCTGCCAGCCTCCCACCAGCGGCCTCCCTGCCCGTGGGCAGCAGCGGCCGCGTGTCCCCCGCCTACAGCACGAGCAGCCAGGCGGACGGCTCGGACACGGGCAGCCTGGCCAGCGAGCGCTCCTCCGCCCGCAGCGTGTCCCTCAGGAAGATGAAGAAGCCCCCGGCGCCGCCTCGCAGGACCTACTCGCTGCACCAAAAGGCTGATGGCGAGCCCAAGGTCCTGGGGCTGCCCCCCAAGCCCGACCGGCGGCCCCAGCGGGACAGCGGCGCGCCCTGGTCCCCGCGCCCCGAGCCCTTCAGCCCCACGGCCGAGGACGAGGTGTTCTCCCCATCGCTGAGCGAGACCAGCAGCCTCCGCTCCGAGAGCCTGGCCGGGGCCAGCTCGCCTGAGGCCTCGCGGGGCCGCCCCGGAGTGACCGTGGTGCTGAGGGAGCCCCAGGCTCAGCCCAAGTGGAGCTGCCCGGATGGGTCTGACCGCACCATGTCCCCCTCCAGCGGCTACTCCAGCCAGAGTGGGACACCCACACTGCCCACCAAGGGGCTGGGACCCCCATCTGTGTCACCGGGCAAGTCTCAGCCCCAGAAGCCGGAACGAGTGTGCTCCCTGCAGTCGCCTGCACTCTCTGTGTCCTCCTCCCTcacctccatctcctcctcgGCCTCGGACCCGACGCCCCCCGAGGCGCTGACTGGGCGCTCGGACCGGTTCATCATCCCGCCACACCCCAAGGTTCCTGCTCCCTTCTCCCCACCACCCACcaagccccagcagcccctggccccTGCTGGGCCCCTCCTGCCCTCGCCAGACCCTCCAACACCCAGCATTGCCTGCCAGGAGCCCTCAGCCAAGCCCAATGGCAAATCTCCACCTCCATCGCCACCTCCTGCCTACCACCCGCCTCCCCCACCGGCCAAGAAGGTGGAGGGGAGCCCCCAGACCACCGGGGAGACCCCCACCGACACTGCCTGGCCACCCCCGCCACCGCCGGCTCCCGAGGAACAAGACCTGTCCATGGCAGACTTCCCCCCTCCGGATGAATCCTTTCTCTCCAACCTGCCTGATGCCACCTCTGCTCTGGCAGATGGGCAGAAAGCAACACCGAACCCAGGAGCTGCATCTTCATCACCCTCAGCCACCCTCTCCTCGTGCAGCCAACAGCCAGTCCCACCGGCTGCGGCACCGCAGCCCCCGTGTCCCACCGAGCCCCTTCCCGAGGTGGCCGTGCCACCACCGCCACCTCTGCCACCGCcctcagctctggctctgccacCCCAAATCAGCCTTAAGAAGGCAGCGGCCAACGGCCCTTGGGCAGACGCCAGGAAGGAGCCGGTGTCGCGGAGCAAGAGCGGCCCCGTGCCCAAGGAGGACGCCAGCCTGCCCATCGTGACGCCGTCGCTGCTGCAGATGGTGCGGCTGCGCTCCGTGAGCGTCGAGCCACCGGCCGCGCCCGAGGAGCGCCCGGCGCCGCAGAAGCCCGTCCGCCGGGCGCTGTCCACGCGGCAGCCCCTTCCTGCCAAAGACACGGtgccttcccagcagctgcaccaCGCCGTGCACCTCAAGGCGGCCGCCTTGGCCTCCGGTGATGCCGCGGAGAAGCCGCCGGGCAGCCGCGCGGCACAGCCcgagggaccccccagggatgggcagctcTCCCCCAGGAGCAAGTCAGCGGCGTCCACCGCCAGCTTCATCTTCGCCAAGAGCTCCAGGAAGGTGGTGATCGAGCCAGCCTCGTCCCCCGAGGCACAGGCTGACCTGAAGAGGAACTTGGTGGCCGAGCTGATGAATTTCTCGGGGCAGCGCTCGGCGACTCCGGCGGCCGCCACGCAGGGCCCTGGCAAGGCACAAGCCCACCGAAAACCCGGCAAGATCCCCCCGCCTGTAGCCAAGAAGCCTTCGCTTGGCCCAGGGCTGGCTCCTTCCCCACCGAGCCCCAAGGCAGCGGGGGCAGAGGCGCCGGGCTCCGCCGCGCCGGATGGGAATGCCAAGGCGGTGCCGGTGGATGAGAGCAGGACTAAGAGCGAGCCGGCAGGGACGgcgggcacagagggcagggacaccacgGAGCCACCAGCTCAGAGCCTCCCTGCACAAG ATGGACGGGGAGAGACGGCCTGA